The following DNA comes from Pseudomonas sp. Tri1.
GCCAACATCTACTACGCCCAACCGATCATCGAACTGATCGCGCCGGATGTCGGTTTGAGCAGCACTATGGCCAGCCTGATCGTCTCGTTGACCCAGATCGGCTATGCCCTGGGCCTGTTTTTCCTGGTGCCGCTGGGCGATCTGCTGGAGAACCGCCGCCTGATGATCCTCACCACCGTGGTGGCCATTGCCAGCCTGTTGGGCGCCGCGTTTACCGATCAACCGAACGTATTCCTGCTGGTTTCGTTGCTGGTGGGCTTCAGTTCAGTGTCGGTGCAGGTCCTGATTCCCCTGGCGGCGCACCTGGCGCCGGAAGAGTCCCGAGGACGGGTCGTGGGTGGGATCATGGGCGGCCTGCTGCTGGGCATCCTGTTGGCGCGGCCGGTCTCCAGCGTAGTGGCCGACCACTTCGGCTGGCGGGCGATGTTCATGATTGCCGCCGTACTGATGGCGGCGATCAGCATCGTGCTGGCGTTGACCGTGCCCAAGCGTCAGCCCGATCACAGCGCCTCCTATGGTCAACTGCTGGGCTCGCTGGGCACCTTGCTACGCCAGCAGCCACTGTTGCGGCAACGGGCGTTTTACCAAGCCGGCATGTTCGCCACATTCAGCCTGTTCTGGACCGCCGTGCCGCTGGAGCTGTCACGCAACCATGGCCTGTCCCAGACTGAAATCGCCCTGTTCGCCCTGGTCGGAGCCATCGGCGCCATTGCCGCGCCCATCGCCGGTCGCCTGGCGGACGCCGGCCACACCCGTATCGCCTCGCTGCTGGCGATGCTGTTCGCCAGCCTGAGCTTCCTGCCGGCGTTCATCCATCCGCTCTACAGCGTCATTGGCCTGGCGGTGACCGGCGTGGTCCTGGATTTCTGCGTGCAAATGAACATGGTCCTGGGCCAACGCACCATCTATGCCCTCGATGCCAAGAGCCGCAGTCGGCTGAACGCGCTGTACATGACCAGCATCTTCATTGGTGGTGCGTTCGGCTCATCGATTGCCAGCGCGGTGTACGAACACGGCGGCTGGTTGTGGGTGGTGATCATCGGCAGTGCCTTCCCGCTACTGGCCTTGCTGCGCTTTT
Coding sequences within:
- a CDS encoding MFS transporter encodes the protein MSAHPSSVPAGTSLTRGMVLLFAFCCGAIVANIYYAQPIIELIAPDVGLSSTMASLIVSLTQIGYALGLFFLVPLGDLLENRRLMILTTVVAIASLLGAAFTDQPNVFLLVSLLVGFSSVSVQVLIPLAAHLAPEESRGRVVGGIMGGLLLGILLARPVSSVVADHFGWRAMFMIAAVLMAAISIVLALTVPKRQPDHSASYGQLLGSLGTLLRQQPLLRQRAFYQAGMFATFSLFWTAVPLELSRNHGLSQTEIALFALVGAIGAIAAPIAGRLADAGHTRIASLLAMLFASLSFLPAFIHPLYSVIGLAVTGVVLDFCVQMNMVLGQRTIYALDAKSRSRLNALYMTSIFIGGAFGSSIASAVYEHGGWLWVVIIGSAFPLLALLRFLSASQKPSLATA